A stretch of the Notamacropus eugenii isolate mMacEug1 chromosome 2, mMacEug1.pri_v2, whole genome shotgun sequence genome encodes the following:
- the LOC140527546 gene encoding LOW QUALITY PROTEIN: large ribosomal subunit protein uL29-like (The sequence of the model RefSeq protein was modified relative to this genomic sequence to represent the inferred CDS: substituted 2 bases at 2 genomic stop codons) — translation MAKIKARDLRGKKKEELLKQLDDLKVELSQWRVAKVTGGAASKLSKIXVVXKSIARVLTVINQTQKENLRKFYKGKKYLDLWPKKTRAMCHRLNKHEESLKTKKQQRKERLYPLRKFAVKA, via the coding sequence ATGGCAAAAATCAAGGCCAGGGATCTTcgtgggaagaagaaggaggagctACTCAAACAGTTAGATGATTTAAAGGTGGAACTTTCCCAATGGAGAGTGGCCAAGGTCACTGGAGGAGCAGCATCCAAGTTATCTAAGATCTGAGTAGTCTGAAAATCTATTGCCCGAGTCCTGACTGTCATCAAccagacacagaaagagaaccTCAGGAAATTCTATAAGGGCAAGAAATACCTGGACCTTTGGCCCAAGAAGACCCGTGCCATGTGCCACAGACTTAATAAGCATGAGGAAAGCCTGAAGACCAAAAAACAGCAGAGGAAGGAACGCCTGTACCCTCTCCGGAAATTTGCTGTTAAGGCATAA